The Desulfohalovibrio reitneri genome contains a region encoding:
- a CDS encoding GAF domain-containing sensor histidine kinase, with protein MRDLVSRHPLTGCSTCSANVLLDIATSIVVGLESEKAVELTVDRLAGAFPAYRAAYSVVDEAGKLRPLYSSGPQGMPDLAGQDTDLSAAPDYLDALRNNAVVLIGDVENEPMVAPLRHATRKGGIRAMVDAPLYHSADKLGLLSLDSAEPASFAREEVRTLELAAELLALALRQQSLRRGLAEERKRSREVSTYLTALFENMQDGIFVYDNRGGLVDVNEAGCAMHGYTCEELLAMEPSDFIHPDSGNLFEEFRETVLRGEVFRDKGVGGRKDGGVFQADVRGGSMEVDGQTYLIATVRDITAQVRLERELERRNQELVRSNRELDEFAYVASHDLAEPLRKIAGFGDILLDETGLSGEGRQAVEIMHSAVDRMQGMLSSLLELSRVSTRRRVHQAVDSAGILAEALEDLSLTVEEAGAEIAVSPLPLVEADPDQLRRLFQNLVGNALKYRREDAPMRVKVSAGESDGRAVFTVSDTGLGFPQDRAERILLPFMRLHGSEKEGTGMGLAICRRIVQRHGGDLRAEGVEGEGAAFIFDLPLARG; from the coding sequence ATGCGCGATCTGGTTTCCCGCCATCCCCTGACCGGCTGCTCCACCTGCTCGGCCAACGTGCTCCTGGACATCGCCACGAGCATCGTGGTGGGCCTGGAGTCGGAAAAGGCCGTGGAACTGACCGTGGACCGTCTCGCCGGTGCCTTTCCCGCCTACAGGGCGGCCTACTCGGTGGTGGACGAGGCGGGCAAGCTGCGGCCGCTGTATTCCAGCGGCCCGCAAGGCATGCCCGACCTGGCCGGGCAGGATACCGACCTGTCGGCCGCGCCCGACTACCTGGACGCCCTGCGCAACAACGCCGTGGTGCTTATCGGCGACGTGGAGAACGAGCCCATGGTGGCCCCGCTGCGGCATGCCACCAGGAAAGGCGGCATACGGGCCATGGTGGACGCCCCCCTCTACCATTCTGCGGACAAGCTGGGCCTGCTCAGCCTGGACTCCGCCGAGCCAGCGTCATTTGCGCGCGAGGAGGTCCGCACCCTGGAGCTGGCCGCGGAGCTGCTGGCCTTGGCCCTGCGGCAGCAGTCGCTGCGGCGCGGTCTGGCCGAGGAGCGCAAGCGGTCCCGGGAAGTCTCCACCTACCTGACCGCCCTGTTCGAGAACATGCAGGACGGGATATTCGTCTACGACAACCGGGGCGGCCTGGTGGACGTCAACGAGGCGGGCTGCGCCATGCACGGCTACACCTGCGAGGAACTGCTGGCCATGGAGCCCTCGGACTTCATCCACCCGGACAGCGGCAACCTTTTCGAGGAATTTCGCGAGACCGTGCTGCGGGGCGAGGTGTTCCGCGACAAGGGCGTGGGCGGGCGCAAGGACGGAGGTGTTTTTCAGGCCGACGTGCGGGGCGGCTCCATGGAGGTGGACGGGCAGACTTATCTCATAGCCACCGTGCGCGACATCACCGCCCAGGTGCGGCTGGAGCGGGAGCTGGAGCGCCGCAACCAGGAGCTTGTGCGCTCCAACCGCGAACTGGACGAGTTCGCCTACGTGGCCTCGCACGACCTGGCCGAGCCCCTGCGCAAGATCGCCGGGTTCGGCGACATTCTGCTGGACGAGACCGGCTTGAGCGGTGAGGGGCGGCAAGCCGTGGAGATCATGCACTCGGCCGTGGACCGCATGCAGGGCATGCTCTCCTCCCTTTTGGAGTTGTCGCGGGTGTCCACCCGGCGGCGGGTGCATCAGGCGGTCGACTCCGCCGGGATTCTGGCCGAGGCCCTGGAGGACCTCTCGCTGACAGTGGAGGAGGCCGGAGCCGAGATCGCCGTCTCCCCCTTGCCCCTGGTGGAGGCGGACCCGGACCAGCTGCGGCGGCTCTTCCAGAACTTGGTGGGCAACGCCTTGAAATACCGGCGGGAGGACGCTCCCATGCGGGTGAAAGTAAGCGCCGGGGAGTCCGACGGCCGGGCCGTGTTCACTGTTTCGGACACCGGCCTGGGCTTCCCCCAGGATCGGGCGGAGCGCATTCTGCTGCCCTTCATGCGGCTGCATGGCAGCGAGAAAGAAGGCACGGGCATGGGGCTGGCCATCTGCCGCCGCATCGTGCAACGGCACGGCGGCGACCTGCGCGCGGAAGGCGTGGAGGGCGAGGGGGCGGCCTTTATCTTCGATCTGCCCCTGGCCCGCGGCTAG
- a CDS encoding DedA family protein, protein MLQEFIAYLATLADLPVVQALLAGAASLVLEDPVTLACGLLVAGGSMSPWAAALGLTVGLAVGDLGLYMLGRYPGRMLSKRILERPRFEKSRQWLSRNLITAVLTARCIPGMRFPTYVAAGLARAPVWKFALVAVGASALWTLTILYLTVRLGAAVGEYLGPWRWVAGVGLVVLAAGVQICISRRRRDLGGE, encoded by the coding sequence ATGCTGCAGGAGTTCATCGCCTACCTGGCCACTCTGGCCGACCTGCCGGTGGTGCAGGCCCTGTTGGCCGGGGCCGCCTCCCTGGTGCTGGAGGACCCGGTCACGCTGGCCTGCGGGCTGCTGGTGGCCGGGGGGTCCATGTCCCCGTGGGCCGCGGCCCTGGGGCTGACCGTGGGGCTGGCCGTGGGCGACCTGGGGCTGTACATGCTGGGCCGCTACCCCGGCCGCATGCTCTCCAAGCGCATCCTGGAAAGGCCCCGCTTTGAGAAGTCGCGGCAATGGCTCTCCCGCAACCTGATCACGGCCGTTCTCACCGCCCGCTGCATCCCCGGCATGCGTTTCCCCACCTACGTGGCCGCCGGGCTGGCCCGCGCGCCGGTGTGGAAATTCGCCCTGGTGGCCGTGGGCGCCTCCGCCCTGTGGACCCTGACCATCCTCTACCTCACCGTGCGCCTGGGAGCGGCCGTGGGCGAGTACCTGGGGCCGTGGCGCTGGGTGGCCGGAGTGGGGCTGGTGGTGCTGGCGGCCGGGGTGCAGATTTGCATCTCCCGCCGCAGGAGGGACCTTGGCGGCGAATAA
- a CDS encoding N-acetylmuramoyl-L-alanine amidase, translating into MLGTRTFFPHRAAAAMAVLLLALCLAAPAQAGLAQDFGRAYRDFHALRKDDSRGKYRSNWNKIERQFTSVYKASPRGPYAPKALYYIARVYEELGQRSGLDADNIKATEYYQRVVSHFPDHSWSDDCLLRRAKINLNRLDRPDRAYADLLLIDHRYEKGDMHDKAAAMLRELDLKAAESSPAKKTAVSSGATPKTATKPADKKPGTSYLEQVRFRSSDDYTRVVLDLDSEAKFKYQMLKPSEEVNRPHRLYIDLLGSRLGQDVSHEISVADGILRRIRSGQYTHETARVVLDFNDFEDYKIFHLYNPYRVVVDVYAPDKTSRLAQSLPRNKKGKEGYSAPKGSEKHMGELVEQLGLTIDTIMIDPGHGGKDPGAIAHGLKEKDITLKMAKILGRKLKKEGFKVLYTRSTDKFIPLEERTAMANVQKADLFISLHCNAIDNRSVHGLEVYSLNLARTKSAVRVAARENAVSTKRISDLQVILTDLMLNSKTRESKDLASDVQSSIVSNVGREYPIKNRDTREAPFYVLMGAKMPAILVEAGFMTNRTEARRLNNTHYLGYLTEGIVKGVKAYKKQISRYASL; encoded by the coding sequence ATGCTCGGCACACGAACCTTTTTTCCGCACCGCGCCGCGGCCGCCATGGCCGTCCTGCTGCTGGCCCTGTGCCTGGCCGCCCCGGCCCAGGCCGGGCTGGCACAGGACTTCGGCCGCGCCTATCGAGACTTCCACGCCCTGCGCAAGGACGACTCCCGGGGCAAGTACCGCTCCAACTGGAACAAGATCGAGCGGCAGTTCACCTCGGTGTACAAGGCCTCGCCGCGCGGGCCCTACGCGCCCAAGGCGCTGTACTACATCGCCCGCGTCTACGAGGAGCTGGGCCAACGCAGCGGGCTGGACGCGGACAACATCAAGGCCACGGAATACTACCAGCGTGTCGTTTCCCACTTCCCGGACCACTCCTGGTCCGACGACTGCCTGCTGCGCCGCGCCAAGATAAACCTCAACAGGCTGGACCGCCCGGACCGCGCCTACGCCGACCTCCTGCTCATCGACCACCGCTACGAGAAGGGGGACATGCACGACAAGGCCGCGGCCATGCTGCGCGAGCTGGACCTCAAGGCCGCGGAGTCCTCCCCGGCCAAGAAGACGGCCGTGTCCTCCGGGGCCACGCCCAAGACCGCCACCAAGCCCGCGGACAAAAAGCCGGGCACATCCTATCTGGAGCAGGTGCGCTTCCGCTCCTCGGACGACTACACCCGCGTGGTCCTGGACCTCGATTCCGAGGCCAAGTTCAAGTACCAGATGCTCAAGCCCTCGGAGGAGGTCAACCGGCCCCACCGGCTCTACATCGACCTTCTTGGCTCCCGGCTGGGCCAGGACGTCTCCCACGAAATCTCCGTGGCCGACGGCATCCTGCGCCGCATCCGCTCCGGCCAGTACACCCACGAGACGGCCCGCGTGGTGCTCGATTTCAACGATTTCGAGGACTACAAGATTTTCCACCTCTACAACCCGTATCGGGTGGTGGTGGACGTCTACGCCCCGGACAAGACTTCCAGGCTGGCCCAGTCCCTGCCCCGGAACAAGAAGGGCAAGGAAGGCTACTCCGCGCCCAAGGGCAGCGAGAAGCACATGGGCGAACTGGTGGAGCAGCTGGGGCTGACCATCGACACCATCATGATCGACCCCGGCCACGGCGGAAAGGACCCCGGGGCCATCGCCCACGGCCTCAAGGAAAAGGACATCACCCTGAAGATGGCCAAGATCCTGGGGCGCAAGCTGAAGAAGGAGGGCTTCAAGGTCCTCTACACCCGCAGCACGGACAAGTTCATCCCCCTGGAGGAGCGAACCGCCATGGCCAACGTGCAGAAGGCGGACCTCTTCATCTCCCTGCACTGCAACGCCATCGACAACCGCTCCGTGCACGGCCTTGAGGTCTACTCCCTGAACCTTGCCCGCACCAAGTCCGCCGTGCGCGTGGCCGCGCGGGAGAACGCCGTCTCCACCAAGCGCATCTCCGATTTGCAGGTTATCCTCACCGACCTCATGCTCAACTCCAAGACCCGGGAATCCAAGGACTTGGCTTCGGACGTGCAATCCTCCATCGTCAGCAACGTTGGCCGGGAGTACCCCATCAAGAACCGCGACACCCGCGAGGCGCCCTTCTACGTGCTCATGGGCGCCAAGATGCCGGCCATCCTGGTGGAGGCGGGCTTCATGACCAACAGGACCGAGGCCCGCCGCCTGAACAACACCCACTACCTGGGCTATCTCACCGAGGGCATCGTCAAGGGCGTCAAGGCGTACAAGAAGCAGATTTCCCGCTACGCCAGCCTCTAA
- the glmS gene encoding glutamine--fructose-6-phosphate transaminase (isomerizing): protein MCGIIGYTGHRPAVPVCIEGLRRLEYRGYDSAGVTFAQQGRLEVIKESGKLAELERALEKAGNVYNATTALAHTRWATHGVPNQANAHPHLDGGERVALVHNGIIENFQSLRQELADKGYTFRSDTDSEVLVQLLSEGLHHHGSMKEALSWTLGRAEGAFAIVVLSLDRPGRLWGARQHSPLVMGLGVGENFLASDIPAFLPYTREVVFLEEGELVEIDASSWRVYDLETLKVRDKEPQTITWDVQAAQKGGYKHFMLKEIFEQPRVIRDCLTGRLDAAAGEVRLEELDDLPDPERITVVACGTSYYAGLWGKHIIEKLARVPVDVTIASEFRYSDPIVGPGDMVLAISQSGETADTLAGMRLARERGAKVLGLCNVVGSSVARESDAVIYTQAGPEISVASTKAMCSQLTLLLCIALRLARRLGRFSDEDMETAAKALDELPGTLDDALPEMRETAQKYSRLYSEAANFLYLGRGWAYPMALEGALKLKEISYIHAEGYAAGEMKHGPIALIDPKFPTFALAMADELFPKVKSNLIEVQARGGKIIALTNPGLDLEVDHPWPLPHVWGPLNVFMALPALQLFAYELADYLGKDVDQPRNLAKSVTVE from the coding sequence ATGTGCGGCATCATCGGATACACCGGGCACCGCCCGGCCGTGCCCGTCTGCATCGAGGGGCTGCGGCGCCTGGAATACCGGGGCTACGACTCGGCCGGCGTGACCTTCGCCCAGCAGGGGCGGCTGGAGGTCATCAAGGAGTCGGGCAAGCTGGCCGAGCTGGAAAGGGCGCTGGAGAAGGCGGGCAACGTCTACAACGCCACCACCGCCCTGGCCCACACCCGCTGGGCCACCCACGGCGTACCCAACCAGGCCAACGCCCACCCCCACCTGGACGGCGGGGAGCGCGTGGCCCTGGTGCACAACGGCATCATCGAGAATTTCCAGTCCCTGCGGCAGGAGCTGGCCGACAAGGGCTACACCTTCCGCTCGGACACGGACTCCGAGGTGCTGGTGCAGCTGCTCTCCGAGGGGCTGCACCACCACGGCTCCATGAAGGAGGCCCTGTCCTGGACCCTGGGCCGGGCCGAGGGGGCCTTCGCCATCGTGGTCCTCTCCCTGGACCGCCCCGGACGGCTGTGGGGGGCGCGCCAGCACAGCCCCCTGGTAATGGGGCTTGGCGTGGGCGAGAACTTCCTGGCCTCGGACATCCCCGCTTTCCTGCCCTACACCCGAGAGGTGGTCTTTCTGGAGGAAGGGGAGCTGGTGGAGATCGACGCCTCCTCCTGGCGCGTCTACGACCTGGAGACCCTTAAGGTCCGCGACAAGGAGCCGCAGACCATCACCTGGGACGTGCAGGCGGCCCAGAAGGGCGGCTACAAGCATTTCATGCTCAAGGAGATCTTCGAGCAGCCGCGGGTCATCCGCGACTGCCTCACCGGCCGCCTGGACGCGGCCGCGGGCGAGGTGCGGCTGGAGGAGCTGGACGACCTGCCCGATCCGGAGCGCATCACCGTGGTGGCCTGCGGCACCTCCTACTACGCCGGACTGTGGGGCAAGCACATCATCGAAAAGCTGGCCCGCGTGCCCGTGGACGTGACCATCGCCTCGGAGTTCCGCTACTCCGACCCCATCGTGGGACCGGGGGACATGGTGCTGGCCATCTCCCAGTCCGGCGAGACCGCGGACACCCTGGCGGGCATGCGGCTGGCGCGGGAACGCGGGGCCAAGGTGCTGGGGCTGTGCAACGTGGTCGGCTCCTCGGTGGCGCGGGAGTCGGACGCGGTCATCTACACCCAGGCCGGGCCGGAAATCTCCGTGGCCTCCACCAAGGCCATGTGCTCGCAGCTGACGCTTTTGCTGTGCATCGCCCTGCGGCTGGCGCGCCGCCTGGGGCGGTTCTCGGACGAGGACATGGAGACCGCGGCCAAGGCCCTGGACGAGCTGCCCGGCACCCTGGACGACGCCCTGCCGGAGATGCGCGAGACCGCCCAGAAGTATTCCCGCCTCTATTCCGAGGCGGCCAACTTCCTCTACCTGGGCCGGGGCTGGGCCTACCCCATGGCCCTGGAAGGCGCGCTGAAGCTCAAGGAAATCAGCTACATCCACGCCGAGGGCTACGCCGCCGGGGAGATGAAGCACGGCCCCATCGCCCTCATCGACCCCAAGTTCCCAACCTTCGCCCTGGCCATGGCGGACGAGCTGTTCCCCAAGGTCAAGTCCAACCTCATCGAGGTGCAGGCGCGCGGCGGCAAGATCATCGCCCTGACCAACCCCGGCCTGGACCTGGAGGTGGACCACCCCTGGCCCCTGCCCCACGTCTGGGGCCCGCTGAACGTCTTCATGGCCCTGCCCGCCCTGCAGCTCTTTGCCTACGAACTGGCCGACTACCTGGGCAAAGACGTGGACCAGCCCCGCAACCTGGCCAAGTCCGTTACCGTGGAATAA
- a CDS encoding XTP/dITP diphosphatase: MSRIVLATRNKGKISELRDLLSGSRIEVLSLDDFPGAPEVAEDGETFEENALKKAREMSAYTGLAAVADDSGLEVDALGGAPGVHSARYAGEQGDDEANNAKLLRELSGVPEQERAARFVCVMAAAAPNGAEALARGEWEGRIAFQPQGEGGFGYDPLFIDPELGKASAELAPGEKNARSHRGRALNLLLETWADFWKRAGQQD, from the coding sequence TTGTCCCGAATCGTTCTGGCCACCCGCAATAAAGGCAAGATTTCCGAACTCCGCGACCTGCTCTCCGGCTCGCGCATCGAGGTGCTCAGCCTGGACGACTTCCCCGGCGCCCCCGAGGTGGCGGAGGACGGGGAGACCTTCGAGGAGAATGCCCTGAAGAAGGCCCGCGAGATGAGCGCCTACACCGGCCTGGCCGCCGTGGCCGACGACTCCGGCCTGGAGGTGGACGCCCTGGGCGGCGCGCCCGGCGTGCATTCCGCCCGCTACGCCGGGGAGCAGGGCGACGACGAGGCCAACAACGCCAAGCTCCTGCGGGAGTTGTCCGGCGTGCCCGAGCAGGAGCGCGCGGCCCGCTTCGTCTGCGTCATGGCCGCGGCCGCGCCCAACGGGGCCGAGGCCCTGGCCCGGGGCGAGTGGGAGGGGCGCATCGCCTTCCAGCCCCAGGGCGAGGGCGGCTTCGGCTACGACCCCCTGTTCATCGACCCGGAGCTGGGCAAGGCCTCGGCCGAGCTGGCGCCCGGTGAAAAGAACGCCCGTTCCCACCGGGGCCGGGCTTTGAACTTGCTGCTGGAAACCTGGGCGGACTTCTGGAAACGCGCCGGTCAACAAGACTGA
- a CDS encoding two-component system sensor histidine kinase NtrB has product MCAQPLTVLGPEKAYRAALAGSGPEFEQALRFLHNGAGEDVPLRLVAVACPGGSLPEHVSPSGLDVYPDALSMLAGQPGLDVILDFESDPADRALRQQAPDEVLVFGPSESLFLLTLLDPETVCRTCRTDLTRTKHLLNTVIDELREDVLLLDTEGRIVDCNRNVWERRGRKREDYVGYYFWEALEEEENLCRAPEYDCPFGKTVHTGKKSESLYTMVDDDGKLHYYRVYTYPVRNDLGQLTHVAEMRRDITRRTHMEQRLQQSERLASIGELSTYIAHEIRNPLFTIAGFANSLQRNGNLDEQAAEKVSIILKESQRLDAILKSLLNFTRPTEGETGRMDVNQLVRDTLEIMSMNARQLKIHTEFLPQEDLPLAKGDPEMVKQSLINLVKNAKEAMPEGGELTLRTYLRRGYVAVEVTDTGVGIPAENLPKVFNPFFSTKDKGAGLGLAMTKKILDDLGGDVQIESVEGEGTTVRLLLPPLLGDDDEPAGALEGKDEDEE; this is encoded by the coding sequence ATGTGCGCCCAACCGCTCACCGTCCTGGGGCCGGAAAAGGCTTACCGGGCCGCCCTGGCCGGGTCCGGCCCCGAGTTCGAGCAGGCGCTTCGCTTTCTGCACAACGGCGCCGGCGAGGACGTCCCTTTGCGCCTGGTGGCCGTGGCCTGCCCCGGCGGCAGCCTGCCCGAACACGTTTCCCCCTCCGGCCTGGACGTCTACCCGGACGCCCTGTCCATGCTGGCCGGCCAGCCCGGGCTGGACGTCATTCTGGACTTCGAGTCCGACCCTGCCGATCGCGCCCTGCGCCAGCAGGCCCCGGACGAGGTTCTGGTTTTCGGCCCTTCGGAGAGCCTCTTCCTGCTCACCCTGCTGGACCCGGAAACGGTCTGCCGCACCTGCCGCACCGACCTCACCCGCACCAAGCACCTGCTGAACACGGTCATCGACGAGCTGCGCGAGGACGTGCTGCTTCTGGACACCGAGGGACGCATTGTGGACTGCAACCGCAACGTCTGGGAACGGCGGGGACGCAAGCGCGAGGACTACGTGGGCTATTACTTCTGGGAGGCGCTGGAGGAGGAGGAGAACCTCTGCCGCGCGCCGGAGTACGACTGCCCCTTCGGCAAGACCGTGCACACGGGCAAGAAGTCGGAGTCGCTCTACACCATGGTGGACGACGACGGAAAGCTGCACTACTACCGCGTCTACACCTACCCGGTGCGCAACGACCTGGGCCAGCTGACCCACGTGGCCGAGATGCGCCGCGACATCACCCGCCGCACCCACATGGAGCAGCGGCTGCAGCAGTCGGAGCGGCTGGCCAGCATCGGCGAGCTGTCCACCTACATCGCCCACGAGATCCGCAACCCGCTCTTCACCATCGCCGGGTTCGCCAACTCCCTGCAGCGCAACGGCAACCTGGACGAACAGGCGGCCGAGAAGGTCTCCATCATCCTCAAGGAGTCCCAGCGCCTGGACGCCATCCTCAAGTCGCTGCTCAACTTCACCCGTCCCACAGAAGGCGAGACCGGCCGCATGGACGTCAACCAGCTGGTGCGCGACACCCTGGAGATCATGTCCATGAACGCGAGGCAACTGAAGATCCACACCGAGTTCCTGCCCCAGGAGGACCTGCCCCTGGCCAAGGGCGACCCGGAGATGGTCAAGCAGAGCCTCATCAACCTGGTCAAGAACGCCAAGGAAGCCATGCCCGAGGGCGGCGAGCTGACCCTGCGCACATACCTGCGCCGCGGCTACGTGGCCGTGGAGGTGACGGACACCGGGGTGGGCATTCCGGCGGAAAACCTGCCCAAGGTATTCAACCCCTTCTTCTCCACCAAGGACAAGGGCGCGGGGCTGGGCCTGGCCATGACCAAGAAGATCCTCGACGACTTGGGCGGCGACGTGCAGATAGAGAGCGTGGAGGGGGAGGGGACCACGGTGCGGCTGCTGCTGCCTCCGCTTCTGGGCGACGACGACGAGCCAGCCGGGGCGCTGGAGGGGAAGGACGAGGACGAGGAGTAG
- the rimO gene encoding 30S ribosomal protein S12 methylthiotransferase RimO has translation MERIKIYTVSLGCPKTRVDTEAFLGGLGPGRFAPVDDPAGAELIFINTCGFIAPAVEESAQTIIEAAEAAREGGGGALVAAAGCLVARYGAGDLAAELPEVDLWLDLSERHRWPEMVLEALGRAGSGAAGRLLSTGPGYAYLKIAEGCPQRCAFCTIPDIRGPLRSRPPEELLAEARSMLEQGAAELVLVAQDLTSYGRDLCSEARLADLVESLAGLQGLDRLRLMYLYPAGLTDGFLSRLSQVGPPLAPYFDVPLQHAHADVLSAMGRPFARDPRRVVERIRARFPDAALRTSLITGYPGETEDAFRTLRDFVAETRFHHMGVFVFEPEDGTPAAELSGRVDRETAEARREELMSLQAGISEEILGELVGTAQDVVVDEPSPEWPGLHVGRCWFQAPEADGVTWISGPGVRPGAMVRARIDEAKTYDLVALAE, from the coding sequence ATGGAGCGAATCAAAATCTACACAGTCTCCCTGGGCTGCCCCAAGACCAGGGTGGACACGGAAGCCTTCCTCGGCGGGCTGGGGCCGGGGCGTTTCGCCCCGGTGGACGACCCGGCCGGGGCCGAACTGATTTTCATCAACACCTGCGGTTTCATCGCCCCGGCGGTGGAGGAGTCGGCCCAGACCATCATCGAGGCGGCCGAGGCCGCCCGCGAGGGCGGGGGCGGCGCGCTGGTGGCCGCGGCGGGCTGCCTGGTGGCCCGCTACGGCGCCGGGGACCTGGCCGCCGAGCTGCCCGAGGTGGATTTGTGGCTGGACCTCTCCGAGCGCCACCGCTGGCCGGAAATGGTCCTCGAGGCGCTGGGCCGGGCCGGGTCCGGCGCGGCTGGGCGGCTTCTCTCCACCGGACCGGGCTACGCCTACCTCAAGATCGCCGAGGGCTGCCCGCAGCGCTGCGCCTTCTGCACCATACCGGACATCCGCGGCCCGCTTCGCTCCAGGCCGCCCGAGGAGTTGCTGGCCGAGGCCCGCTCCATGCTGGAACAGGGTGCGGCCGAACTGGTCCTGGTGGCGCAGGACTTGACATCCTACGGAAGAGACCTATGCTCGGAAGCGCGCCTGGCCGACCTTGTGGAATCCCTGGCCGGGCTTCAGGGACTCGACCGATTACGCCTCATGTATCTCTACCCCGCCGGTCTGACCGACGGGTTCCTCTCCAGGCTGTCCCAAGTAGGACCGCCCCTCGCACCGTACTTCGACGTTCCGTTGCAGCACGCCCATGCCGACGTTCTATCGGCCATGGGGCGGCCCTTCGCGCGCGACCCCCGCAGGGTGGTGGAGCGCATCCGCGCCCGTTTTCCGGACGCGGCGCTGCGCACCAGTCTCATCACCGGCTATCCCGGCGAGACGGAGGACGCTTTCCGGACGCTGCGCGATTTCGTGGCCGAGACGCGCTTCCATCATATGGGGGTCTTCGTCTTCGAGCCCGAGGACGGCACGCCGGCGGCGGAGCTGTCCGGACGGGTGGACAGGGAGACGGCCGAGGCACGGCGGGAGGAACTGATGTCCCTGCAGGCGGGGATTTCGGAGGAGATACTCGGGGAGCTTGTGGGTACCGCCCAGGACGTGGTGGTGGACGAGCCCTCTCCGGAGTGGCCCGGGCTGCACGTGGGACGCTGCTGGTTCCAGGCCCCGGAGGCGGACGGCGTAACCTGGATAAGCGGGCCGGGCGTGCGCCCGGGCGCTATGGTTCGGGCGCGGATCGATGAGGCAAAAACCTACGATCTTGTCGCCCTGGCGGAGTGA